A window of the Natronomonas salina genome harbors these coding sequences:
- a CDS encoding electron transfer flavoprotein subunit alpha/FixB family protein, whose protein sequence is MVSLDPTEHEIAELGPKIKDVDDVDELEEMLELEEEAEDRDPVKTLIEGRIDTLSEDDEDVDPGEADLTELTVADVANMVRDVDDVDVLEDMLEREREGKERKSAISQIEKRIEDLTQDDDGEAAEVEYVPPEEKYPDLDHPTSEKRWVEGTVDGDYRDMWVYCETQQGELIDVSKEMLGKARELMDGYNEAPASDASGGSEDESSGKYGGDEDGNPEDVVAVLIGDGVADLAEEAVAYGADRVVYHEDERLARFRHKPYTEIFCAMCRDGDFEWRDYHEPRYNVFPATNNGRDLSALVQGELDSGLASDCSDLYIDSATISNPAKTGTPGDNKVFERILHMPRPDFSGFEYSTILCIDKPHRDFHPQGASVIPGTFDLPEPDPDREGEIVEHDLDLPDDWFQVEVTDFDRLEGGVDLTGNEVVVALGRGIGDRPTEGMELGLELVDAFEEADLGLSRGVITASYEFDSHVEDYVAEERQIGESGQVVEPDLYVAAGISGAVQHKVGMDESDTIVSINTDPDADIRDFSDYYIEGDLFEVLPRLTEALKEGEFSTAVAEVSDD, encoded by the coding sequence ATGGTATCTCTAGACCCCACCGAACACGAGATCGCGGAGCTGGGACCGAAGATCAAGGACGTCGACGACGTCGACGAACTGGAGGAGATGCTGGAACTCGAGGAGGAAGCCGAGGACCGCGACCCGGTGAAGACCCTCATCGAGGGCCGTATCGACACGCTCTCCGAGGACGACGAGGACGTCGACCCGGGCGAGGCCGACCTGACGGAGCTGACGGTCGCCGACGTCGCGAACATGGTCCGCGACGTCGACGACGTCGACGTCCTCGAGGATATGCTCGAACGCGAGCGCGAGGGGAAGGAGCGGAAGTCCGCCATCTCCCAGATCGAGAAGCGCATCGAGGACCTGACGCAGGACGACGACGGCGAGGCGGCCGAAGTCGAGTACGTCCCGCCGGAGGAGAAGTACCCCGATCTCGACCACCCGACATCGGAGAAGCGGTGGGTCGAGGGGACCGTCGACGGCGACTACCGCGACATGTGGGTGTACTGCGAGACCCAGCAGGGCGAACTCATCGACGTCTCGAAGGAGATGCTCGGGAAGGCCCGCGAGCTGATGGACGGGTACAACGAGGCCCCCGCGAGCGACGCGAGCGGGGGGTCGGAAGACGAGTCTTCCGGAAAGTACGGCGGCGACGAAGACGGCAACCCCGAGGACGTCGTCGCGGTCCTCATCGGCGACGGCGTCGCGGACCTCGCCGAGGAGGCCGTCGCCTACGGCGCCGACCGGGTCGTCTACCACGAGGACGAGCGACTCGCGCGATTCCGTCACAAGCCGTACACGGAGATATTCTGTGCGATGTGTCGGGACGGCGACTTCGAGTGGCGCGACTACCACGAGCCGCGGTACAACGTCTTCCCGGCGACGAACAACGGGCGGGACCTCTCGGCGCTCGTCCAGGGCGAACTCGACTCGGGGCTGGCCTCGGACTGCTCGGACCTCTACATCGACTCCGCGACCATCTCGAACCCCGCGAAGACCGGGACGCCAGGCGACAACAAGGTGTTCGAGCGTATCCTGCACATGCCCCGGCCGGACTTCTCCGGGTTCGAGTACTCGACGATCCTCTGCATCGACAAACCGCACCGGGACTTCCACCCGCAGGGCGCCAGCGTCATCCCGGGAACGTTCGACCTCCCGGAGCCGGACCCCGACCGCGAGGGCGAGATCGTCGAGCACGACCTCGACCTGCCCGACGACTGGTTCCAGGTCGAGGTGACCGACTTCGACCGCCTCGAAGGCGGCGTCGACCTCACCGGCAACGAGGTCGTCGTCGCGCTCGGCCGCGGTATCGGCGACCGACCTACCGAGGGGATGGAACTCGGCCTCGAACTGGTCGACGCCTTCGAGGAGGCCGACCTCGGGCTCTCACGCGGCGTCATCACGGCCTCCTACGAGTTCGACAGCCACGTCGAGGACTACGTCGCCGAGGAGCGCCAGATCGGCGAGTCCGGCCAGGTCGTCGAGCCCGACCTCTACGTCGCCGCCGGCATCTCCGGGGCGGTCCAGCACAAGGTCGGGATGGACGAGTCCGACACCATCGTCTCCATCAACACCGACCCGGACGCCGACATCCGGGACTTCTCGGACTACTACATCGAGGGGGACCTCTTCGAGGTGTTGCCGCGGCTGACGGAGGCGCTGAAGGAAGGCGAGTTCTCCACCGCGGTCGCGGAGGTGAGCGATGACTGA
- a CDS encoding RNA polymerase Rpb4 family protein, producing the protein MTIFKEVVDEEFLTVSQAKELLADVEEERALDEEREMQYELARAIEHVNRFAVLDPEESVELVEELVELEKVDEATAYKIADLLPGDRDELRSVFAQERYSLSGDELDEILDIVVKYA; encoded by the coding sequence ATGACGATCTTCAAGGAAGTCGTCGACGAGGAGTTCCTCACCGTCTCGCAGGCGAAGGAACTGCTGGCCGACGTCGAGGAGGAGCGCGCGCTCGACGAGGAGCGGGAGATGCAGTACGAACTCGCCCGCGCCATCGAGCACGTCAACCGGTTCGCGGTGCTCGACCCCGAGGAGTCCGTCGAACTGGTCGAGGAACTCGTGGAGCTGGAGAAGGTCGACGAGGCCACGGCCTACAAGATCGCCGACCTCCTGCCAGGCGACCGCGACGAACTCCGCTCGGTGTTCGCCCAGGAGCGGTACTCGCTGTCCGGCGACGAACTCGACGAGATCCTCGACATCGTCGTCAAGTACGCCTGA
- the tmcA gene encoding tRNA(Met) cytidine acetyltransferase TmcA translates to MNAVRETARKLRAEARATNERRLLVLAGERDAGYDAARVACEATDCDAVSLSERDVVGERLPLGRTGELLGTTHDCVVVDCHDETRPNALGRAAGAVDGGGLLIFVTPPLDEWPDRRDGFDETLAVPPFGLEDVAGTFRRRLVSTLRAHRGVAVLDVDAGAVVDDGLTHPDPRFAPEPFGRPAEFEFPGEVYDACLTDDQRDAVRACERLREDGAAVVLEADRGRGKSSAAGLAAAGLAAEGDDVLVTAPNYRNAAEAFERAAAVLESLGVLEADTRDADLPSALRTESGGRIAFRRPTDAVDERADVLIVDEAAAFPVRVLESLLGVAPGACFATTVHGYEGAGRGFDVRFRDHLDGARDVATVALAEPIRYAAADPVEVWLFRALLLDARPAVEPLVEERDPDDAVYERLAPADLVDDENLLRETFGLLVEAHYRTEPDDLARLLDAPNVAVRALTVGGHVVGVALLAREGGLPEALRREMYEGARVRGNMLPDVLTSQLRDPEAGDPVGLRVMRIATHHAVRSRGFGSRLLDEIAREFDPESDREVSGRFEAMDYLGVGYGATPELLSFWDDAGYDTVHLSTTRNDTSGEYSAIMLRPLSEAGERLADRHAEWFLRRIPGVLADALDDADPDVVRAALAAADGQVPLDLADFEWRVVASAAYGPGLFDAAPDPFRRLALRALVDGALADADAERLLVAKVLQARPWDAVADDLEYVSSRECMRALGDAYRPLVDRYGSDVALAEADRYDP, encoded by the coding sequence ATGAACGCGGTTCGCGAGACGGCCCGGAAGCTCCGGGCGGAGGCGAGGGCGACGAACGAGCGCCGCCTGCTCGTCCTCGCCGGCGAACGGGACGCCGGCTACGACGCCGCCCGTGTCGCCTGCGAAGCGACGGACTGCGATGCCGTCTCGCTCTCGGAACGGGACGTGGTCGGCGAGCGGCTTCCCCTCGGCCGCACCGGGGAACTGCTCGGGACGACCCACGATTGCGTCGTCGTCGACTGCCACGACGAGACGCGGCCGAACGCGCTCGGCCGCGCCGCCGGCGCCGTCGACGGCGGGGGTCTGCTGATCTTCGTGACGCCGCCGCTCGACGAGTGGCCCGACCGCCGCGACGGCTTCGACGAGACGCTCGCGGTCCCGCCGTTCGGCCTCGAGGACGTCGCCGGCACGTTCCGCCGCCGCCTCGTCTCGACGCTGCGGGCCCACCGCGGCGTCGCGGTTCTCGACGTCGACGCTGGGGCGGTCGTCGACGACGGCCTGACCCATCCGGACCCGAGGTTCGCCCCGGAGCCCTTCGGGCGGCCGGCGGAGTTCGAGTTCCCCGGGGAGGTCTACGACGCCTGCCTCACCGACGACCAGCGCGACGCGGTCCGCGCCTGCGAGCGACTGCGCGAGGACGGCGCGGCGGTCGTCCTCGAGGCCGACCGCGGCCGCGGGAAGTCCAGCGCGGCGGGGCTGGCCGCGGCCGGACTGGCCGCCGAAGGTGACGACGTCCTCGTCACTGCGCCGAACTACCGGAACGCCGCCGAGGCGTTCGAGCGGGCCGCAGCGGTTCTGGAGTCCCTCGGGGTGCTCGAAGCGGATACCCGCGACGCCGACCTCCCCTCGGCGCTCCGGACCGAGTCGGGCGGTCGGATCGCGTTCCGACGACCCACCGACGCCGTCGACGAGCGGGCCGACGTCCTGATCGTCGACGAGGCGGCCGCGTTCCCCGTCCGCGTGCTGGAGTCGCTGCTCGGCGTCGCGCCGGGCGCCTGCTTCGCCACGACGGTCCACGGCTATGAGGGCGCCGGCCGGGGCTTCGACGTCCGGTTCCGGGACCACCTCGACGGGGCTCGCGACGTCGCGACGGTCGCCCTCGCCGAGCCGATCCGCTACGCCGCGGCCGACCCCGTCGAGGTGTGGCTGTTCCGCGCGCTGCTGCTCGACGCTCGTCCCGCGGTCGAACCGCTGGTCGAGGAACGCGACCCTGACGACGCGGTCTACGAGCGACTCGCCCCGGCGGACCTCGTCGACGACGAGAACCTCCTCCGGGAGACGTTCGGGCTGCTCGTCGAGGCCCACTACCGGACGGAGCCGGACGACCTCGCGCGGCTGCTCGACGCGCCGAACGTCGCCGTCCGGGCGCTGACCGTCGGCGGCCACGTCGTCGGCGTGGCGCTGCTCGCCCGCGAGGGCGGGCTCCCCGAGGCGCTCCGCCGCGAGATGTACGAAGGTGCCCGCGTCCGGGGGAACATGCTCCCGGACGTGCTGACCAGCCAGCTGCGCGACCCGGAGGCCGGCGACCCGGTCGGCCTCCGCGTGATGCGCATCGCGACCCACCACGCGGTCCGGTCGCGGGGCTTCGGCTCCCGGCTCCTCGACGAGATCGCGCGGGAGTTCGACCCCGAAAGCGACCGCGAAGTGAGTGGTCGGTTCGAAGCGATGGACTACCTGGGCGTCGGCTACGGCGCGACGCCGGAACTGCTCTCCTTCTGGGACGACGCCGGCTACGACACCGTCCACCTGTCGACGACCCGCAACGACACCAGCGGCGAGTACTCCGCCATCATGCTCCGGCCGCTCTCGGAGGCCGGCGAGCGGCTGGCCGACCGCCACGCCGAGTGGTTCCTGCGCCGGATACCGGGGGTGCTGGCCGACGCGCTCGACGACGCGGACCCGGACGTCGTCCGGGCCGCGCTCGCGGCGGCCGACGGTCAGGTCCCGCTCGACCTGGCGGACTTCGAGTGGCGGGTCGTCGCCAGCGCCGCATACGGACCTGGGCTCTTCGACGCCGCCCCCGACCCGTTCCGCCGCCTCGCGCTCCGGGCGCTCGTCGACGGGGCGCTGGCGGACGCGGACGCCGAGCGGCTGCTGGTCGCGAAGGTCCTGCAGGCCCGCCCCTGGGACGCCGTCGCCGACGACCTGGAGTACGTCTCGAGCCGGGAGTGCATGCGCGCTCTCGGCGACGCCTATCGCCCGCTCGTCGACCGCTACGGGAGCGACGTCGCGCTCGCGGAAGCCGACCGCTACGACCCGTAG
- a CDS encoding elongation factor 1-beta — translation MGKVAAKMKVMPQSPEVDLDELQERLENSLPEGAKISRVDREDVAFGLIALFPTVVIPDEAGGTDAVEDAFGDVEGVESVGVDEVGRI, via the coding sequence ATGGGGAAGGTAGCTGCCAAGATGAAGGTCATGCCGCAGAGCCCCGAGGTCGACCTGGACGAGCTCCAGGAGCGCCTCGAGAACTCCCTGCCGGAGGGCGCGAAGATCAGCCGCGTCGACCGCGAGGACGTCGCCTTCGGTCTCATCGCGCTGTTCCCGACGGTCGTCATCCCGGACGAGGCCGGCGGGACGGACGCCGTCGAGGACGCCTTCGGCGACGTCGAGGGCGTCGAGAGCGTCGGCGTCGACGAAGTCGGCCGCATCTGA
- a CDS encoding NADP-dependent oxidoreductase: MATNRQWLLDSRPTGEPSMENFEQVESEVPEPGPHEVLVRTLYMSVDPYMRGRMRDAESYAEPWDVGDPMKAGVVGEVETSNHPDFEAGDVVTGQLEWADYAVAEGRDLRTVNPEHGPVSTALGVLGMPGVTAYFGTTDVAEPKPGDTVVVSAAAGAVGSVVGQIADLTGCRVIGIAGADEKIEWLESVGFDEGINYKEEDVSSRLREACPDGVDVYFDNVGGPVTDAVWPLLNVRARVAVCGQISLYNETEVPTGPRKLAKLIESRARVEGLLVRDYEDRWGEALQRLSTWVASGDVEYRENVVEGLENAPDAFLGLFEGTKIGKQLVQVGERSD, from the coding sequence ATGGCAACGAACCGTCAGTGGCTGCTCGACAGCCGCCCGACCGGCGAACCGTCGATGGAGAACTTCGAGCAGGTCGAGTCGGAGGTCCCGGAGCCCGGCCCCCACGAGGTGCTCGTCCGGACGCTGTACATGTCGGTCGACCCCTACATGCGCGGCCGGATGCGCGACGCCGAGTCGTACGCCGAGCCGTGGGACGTCGGCGACCCGATGAAGGCCGGCGTCGTCGGCGAGGTCGAGACGTCGAACCATCCCGACTTCGAGGCCGGCGACGTCGTCACCGGCCAACTCGAGTGGGCGGACTACGCCGTCGCCGAGGGACGGGACCTGCGGACGGTGAACCCCGAGCACGGCCCCGTCTCGACGGCGCTGGGCGTGCTGGGGATGCCGGGCGTCACCGCCTACTTCGGGACGACCGACGTCGCCGAGCCGAAGCCCGGCGACACGGTGGTCGTCAGCGCGGCCGCGGGCGCCGTCGGCAGCGTCGTCGGCCAGATCGCCGACCTCACCGGCTGCCGCGTCATCGGCATCGCCGGCGCCGACGAGAAGATCGAGTGGCTGGAGTCCGTCGGCTTCGACGAGGGGATCAACTACAAGGAGGAGGACGTGTCCTCGCGGCTCCGCGAGGCCTGCCCGGACGGCGTCGACGTCTACTTCGACAACGTCGGCGGCCCCGTCACCGACGCGGTCTGGCCGCTGCTGAACGTCCGGGCGCGCGTCGCCGTCTGCGGGCAGATATCGCTGTACAACGAGACGGAGGTCCCGACCGGACCGCGGAAGCTCGCCAAGCTCATCGAGAGCCGCGCCCGCGTCGAGGGGCTGCTCGTCCGGGACTACGAGGACCGGTGGGGCGAGGCCCTCCAGCGACTCTCGACGTGGGTCGCCTCCGGCGACGTCGAGTACCGCGAGAACGTCGTCGAGGGCCTCGAGAACGCCCCCGACGCCTTCCTCGGGCTGTTCGAGGGGACGAAGATCGGCAAGCAACTCGTGCAGGTCGGCGAGCGGTCGGACTGA
- a CDS encoding HVO_2753 family zinc finger protein, giving the protein MSSESTRRDVRKCISCGINISGTSAARFKCPDCGHLIFRCSKCRKQSNLYECPDCGFTGP; this is encoded by the coding sequence ATGAGTAGCGAGAGTACCCGGCGGGACGTGCGGAAGTGCATCTCCTGCGGGATCAACATCTCCGGGACAAGCGCCGCCCGGTTCAAGTGCCCCGACTGCGGGCACCTGATCTTCCGGTGTTCGAAGTGTCGCAAGCAGAGCAACCTCTACGAGTGCCCCGACTGCGGGTTCACGGGTCCGTAA
- a CDS encoding DUF7344 domain-containing protein — translation MADLDDYFRYLADRQRRRLLYHLADEDVTTVEELAATLAESSTGATAGPAGDVDEVALALRHHHLPKLDDLSVVEYDRPNGVVEVGDIPAELETLLHSTRELELAD, via the coding sequence ATGGCTGACCTCGACGACTACTTCCGGTATCTCGCCGACCGGCAGCGTCGCCGCCTGCTGTACCACCTCGCCGACGAGGACGTGACGACGGTCGAGGAGCTCGCCGCGACGCTCGCCGAGTCGTCCACGGGAGCAACCGCCGGTCCGGCCGGCGACGTCGACGAGGTGGCACTGGCACTCCGGCACCACCACCTCCCCAAGCTCGACGACCTGTCCGTCGTCGAGTACGACCGACCGAACGGGGTGGTGGAGGTCGGCGATATTCCCGCGGAGCTCGAGACGCTGCTCCACTCGACGCGGGAACTCGAGTTGGCCGACTGA
- a CDS encoding FAD-dependent monooxygenase → MTDDYEHFEAVVVGAGPGGAAAAATLADQGVETLVLERGVDAGSKNISGGLIYAEESAPYTIDSMFDGFREAAAERPISEYYIHNVAGDKVRTYDLADVHHDDTEWCDSVLRRKMDSWLAERVHEKCRETGGGLLTEVRVNGLLREDGEIVGVTCDEIDPIKADVIIAADGVNSELARDAGLMDWEEPDEWFQGVKAVVDMDPDAVNERFDVDPDDGVAHLFSGDLFQGVRGGGFLYTNEDSLSIGTVFHLDSLAEERAEPHELLDALLTHPLLDQWLQGDYEEREYSAKLVPDSKKAANPSPHQGRLLVVGDAAGQMQAQGPIIKGMNHAVTAGGLAAEAFAEAKSRGSTDRAGDLYEKKLVDEGVMAKLRPRRYRMTRTLSESDLVTKLGSGLIDSPVGRAGVKLLDGAIERAFNSPFVLGMIPDTRTSYVTVPRVVAEVLGERVDAENTVEPPDLNDRIGDLTYDVGEPHIDLLDESYEASGTAVTACPVSAEDFGGGCYRSETVQRNGHEEKVVSLDTQPCVECGTCAIVAETDWDHPSGGKGVEFREG, encoded by the coding sequence ATGACTGACGACTACGAGCACTTCGAGGCGGTCGTGGTCGGCGCCGGCCCCGGCGGGGCCGCTGCGGCGGCGACGCTTGCCGACCAGGGCGTCGAGACGCTCGTCCTCGAGCGGGGCGTCGACGCCGGCTCGAAGAACATCTCCGGCGGGCTCATCTACGCCGAGGAGTCCGCCCCCTACACCATCGACTCGATGTTCGACGGCTTCCGCGAGGCGGCCGCCGAACGGCCGATCTCCGAGTACTACATCCACAACGTCGCCGGCGACAAGGTCCGGACCTACGACCTCGCCGACGTCCACCACGACGACACCGAGTGGTGCGACTCGGTGCTCCGCCGGAAGATGGACTCGTGGCTCGCCGAGCGCGTCCACGAGAAGTGCCGCGAAACCGGCGGCGGCCTGCTGACGGAGGTGCGGGTCAACGGCCTGCTGCGGGAGGACGGCGAGATCGTTGGCGTCACCTGCGACGAGATCGACCCGATCAAGGCCGACGTGATCATCGCGGCCGACGGCGTCAACTCAGAGCTGGCCCGCGACGCCGGCCTGATGGACTGGGAGGAGCCCGACGAGTGGTTCCAGGGCGTGAAGGCCGTCGTCGACATGGACCCCGACGCCGTCAACGAGCGGTTCGACGTCGACCCCGACGACGGCGTCGCCCACCTGTTCTCGGGGGACCTCTTCCAGGGGGTCCGCGGCGGGGGGTTCCTCTACACGAACGAGGACTCGCTGTCCATCGGGACGGTGTTCCACCTCGACTCGCTGGCGGAGGAGCGCGCCGAGCCCCATGAGTTGCTCGACGCCCTGCTCACCCACCCGCTGCTCGACCAGTGGCTGCAGGGCGACTACGAGGAGCGGGAGTACTCCGCGAAGCTCGTCCCCGACTCGAAGAAGGCGGCGAACCCGTCGCCACATCAGGGGCGACTGCTGGTCGTCGGCGACGCCGCCGGGCAGATGCAGGCGCAGGGCCCCATCATCAAGGGAATGAACCACGCGGTCACCGCCGGCGGCCTCGCCGCGGAGGCGTTCGCCGAGGCGAAGTCCCGCGGCTCCACAGACCGGGCGGGCGACCTCTACGAGAAGAAGCTCGTCGACGAGGGCGTGATGGCGAAGCTCCGACCGCGGCGCTACCGGATGACCCGGACGCTCTCGGAGAGCGACCTCGTCACGAAGCTCGGCAGCGGGCTGATCGACTCGCCGGTCGGCCGCGCCGGCGTGAAGCTGCTCGACGGCGCCATCGAGCGGGCGTTCAACTCGCCGTTCGTCCTCGGGATGATCCCCGACACCCGGACGTCGTACGTGACGGTGCCGCGGGTCGTCGCGGAGGTGCTCGGCGAGCGCGTCGACGCCGAGAACACCGTCGAGCCGCCGGACCTGAACGACCGCATCGGCGATCTGACCTACGACGTCGGCGAGCCACACATCGACCTGCTCGACGAGAGCTACGAGGCCAGCGGGACGGCGGTGACGGCCTGCCCGGTCAGCGCGGAGGACTTCGGCGGCGGCTGCTACCGCAGCGAGACCGTCCAGCGGAACGGCCACGAGGAGAAGGTCGTCAGCCTCGACACCCAGCCCTGTGTCGAGTGCGGGACCTGCGCCATCGTCGCCGAGACGGACTGGGACCACCCCTCCGGGGGCAAGGGCGTCGAGTTCCGCGAGGGATGA
- a CDS encoding 50S ribosomal protein L21e — protein MPSSNGPRKATRNKLKNSPRERGTSPPQRSVEEYENGEKVHLKIDPSVPGGQFHPRFNGHTGTVVGEQGRAYKVEITDGGKQKTLIARPAHLRHQQE, from the coding sequence ATGCCCAGTTCGAACGGTCCACGGAAGGCGACCCGGAACAAGCTGAAGAACAGCCCCCGCGAGCGGGGCACCTCCCCGCCGCAGCGCTCCGTCGAGGAGTACGAGAACGGCGAGAAGGTCCACCTCAAGATCGACCCCTCGGTGCCGGGCGGTCAGTTCCACCCGCGCTTCAACGGCCACACCGGCACCGTCGTCGGCGAGCAGGGCCGCGCGTACAAGGTCGAGATCACGGACGGCGGCAAGCAGAAGACCCTCATCGCCCGGCCCGCCCACCTCCGTCACCAGCAGGAATGA
- a CDS encoding DUF655 domain-containing protein, translated as MSDAGADDPSPTTAVVVDFLPRGRPEDDRPQYQKSPVAFAVGESDFRLVEIALTDDAGVNIGDRVEIDPPGDNVKTLRDVEYDALSSTGESELEYAVDEIIDADEQRFVDFYNDAQPITTRLHVLNLLPGIGKKLRNNILDERKRKPFESFEEVEERVSGLHNPREVLVERIMEELQEEDLKYRIFARREEA; from the coding sequence ATGAGCGACGCCGGAGCCGACGACCCCTCCCCCACGACGGCCGTCGTGGTCGACTTCCTGCCTCGGGGCCGCCCCGAGGACGACCGCCCGCAGTACCAGAAATCCCCGGTCGCGTTCGCCGTCGGCGAGTCCGACTTCCGGCTCGTGGAGATCGCGCTGACCGACGACGCCGGCGTCAACATCGGGGACCGCGTCGAGATCGACCCCCCGGGTGACAACGTCAAGACGCTCCGGGACGTCGAGTACGACGCCCTCTCGAGCACCGGCGAGTCGGAACTGGAGTACGCGGTCGACGAGATCATCGACGCCGACGAGCAGCGGTTCGTCGACTTCTACAACGACGCACAGCCGATCACCACGCGGCTGCACGTCCTCAACCTCCTGCCGGGCATCGGCAAGAAGCTGCGGAACAACATCCTCGACGAGCGGAAGCGCAAGCCCTTCGAGAGCTTCGAGGAGGTCGAGGAGCGCGTCTCCGGGCTGCACAACCCCCGCGAAGTGCTCGTCGAGCGCATCATGGAGGAGCTCCAGGAGGAGGACCTCAAGTACCGCATCTTCGCGCGCCGCGAGGAGGCCTGA
- a CDS encoding DUF456 domain-containing protein, whose product MLPVDPFVVALVLLVAAVVASVVPLIPGGLLSLIGVAYYWQATGELGTFAGAALLALGLFTLVLDWLGGAISARVGGASMQTTAVAAVAAVALMFVLGPLGALLGIAGTVFALELYRHGDVERGLRTAAVTTVGMLASSVMQVLLTVSVLIGFLLATW is encoded by the coding sequence ATGCTCCCGGTCGACCCGTTCGTCGTTGCCCTCGTGTTGCTCGTCGCCGCCGTCGTCGCCAGCGTCGTCCCGCTGATCCCGGGAGGCCTCCTCTCGCTGATCGGCGTCGCCTACTACTGGCAGGCGACCGGCGAACTCGGCACGTTCGCCGGCGCGGCGCTGCTGGCGCTCGGGCTGTTCACCCTCGTGCTCGACTGGCTCGGCGGCGCCATCTCGGCGCGCGTCGGCGGTGCGTCGATGCAGACGACCGCCGTCGCGGCGGTCGCGGCGGTGGCGCTGATGTTCGTCCTGGGTCCGCTCGGCGCGCTGCTGGGCATCGCCGGGACGGTCTTCGCCCTCGAGTTATACCGCCACGGCGACGTCGAACGCGGGCTCCGGACGGCCGCGGTGACGACCGTCGGGATGCTCGCCTCGTCGGTGATGCAGGTGCTCCTGACGGTGTCGGTGCTGATCGGGTTCCTGCTGGCGACCTGGTGA
- a CDS encoding GNAT family N-acetyltransferase: MQFSDELEFTHRDRKDIYEYIEREGRVDAEDARRALNMSPEAFGHHAAVLRRDGIVTRDDDDRLRVAFDDESEETFVDEGLEVTIRQAREDDLTGLVGAIREALANKTYIEGETIADVVESENVLLRHNELQSRMFFVATVHGDVVGWVHLNAPELEKLAHTAELTVGVIDEYRGHGIGTKLLDRGVDWALDNGYEKLYNSVPSSNQDAIDFLENRGWDTEAVREDHYKIDDEYADEVMLAKVLG, encoded by the coding sequence ATGCAGTTCTCCGACGAACTCGAGTTCACCCACCGGGACCGCAAGGACATCTACGAGTACATCGAGCGCGAGGGCCGCGTCGACGCCGAGGACGCCCGCCGGGCGCTCAACATGAGTCCTGAAGCCTTCGGTCACCACGCCGCCGTCCTCAGACGCGACGGCATCGTCACACGGGACGACGACGACCGGCTCCGGGTGGCCTTCGACGACGAGAGCGAGGAGACGTTCGTCGACGAGGGCCTGGAGGTGACGATCCGGCAAGCCCGCGAGGACGACCTCACCGGCCTCGTGGGCGCGATCCGCGAGGCGCTGGCCAACAAGACGTATATCGAGGGTGAGACCATCGCCGACGTCGTCGAGAGCGAGAACGTCCTGCTGCGGCACAACGAGCTCCAGAGCCGGATGTTCTTCGTCGCGACCGTCCACGGCGACGTCGTCGGCTGGGTCCACCTCAACGCCCCCGAACTGGAGAAGCTCGCCCACACCGCCGAACTCACGGTCGGCGTCATCGACGAGTACCGCGGCCACGGCATCGGGACGAAGCTGCTGGACCGCGGCGTCGACTGGGCGCTCGACAACGGCTACGAGAAGCTCTACAACAGCGTCCCCTCCTCCAACCAGGACGCCATCGACTTCCTCGAAAACCGCGGGTGGGACACCGAGGCCGTCCGCGAGGACCACTACAAGATCGACGACGAGTACGCAGACGAGGTGATGCTGGCGAAGGTGCTCGGCTAG